The segment gcggcttgcccacctgagtcgcgctcctcggcttcatctgcccgaaaccactacctcagcgtggatcgcttgagtcgtgctcctcggctgcttattgcccgagaccgcgacctctgcgcggcctgcccacctgagtcgCGCTCCACGGCTTCATATGCCTGAGACCACTACCTCAGCAtggatcgcttgagtcgtgctcctcggcagcttgttgcccgagaccgcgacctctgcgaggcttgcccgcctgagtcgcgctcctcaACTTCATCTTCccgaaaccactacctcagcgtggattgcctgagttgtgctcctcggctgcttgttgcccgagaccgcgacctatgcgcgacctgcccgcctgagtcacgCTCCTCTgcttcatctgcccgagaccactaccttagtgtggatcgcctgagtcgtgctcctcggctgcttgttgcgcgagaccgcgacctctacgcggcctgcccgcctgagtcgcgctcctcggcttcatctgcccgagaccactacctaagcgtggatcgcttgagtcgtgctcctctgctgcttgctgcccgagaccacgacctctgcgtggcttgcccgcctgagtcgcgcccctcggctgcttgttgcccgagaccgtgacctctgcgcggcttgcccgcctgagtcgtgctcctcggcctcatctgcccgaaaccactacctcagcgtggattgCCTGAGTAATGCTCCTCgcctgcttgttgcccgagaccgcgacctctgcgcggcttgcccgcttgagtcgcgctcctcggctttaTCTGCCCGAGctcactacctcagcgtggatcgcctgagtcgtgctcctcggcttcatctgcccgaaaccactacctcagcgtggatcgcctgagtcgtgcttctcggctgcttgttgcccgagaccgcgacctttgcgcggcctgcccgcctgagtcgggctcctcggcttcatctgcccgagaccactacctaagcgtggatcgcctgagtcgtgctcctcggctccatgccgcccgagaccacacctgcacggccagcccgcctgcgtcgtgctcctcgactccatgccgcccgagaccacacctgcgcagccaacttgcctgcgtcatgctcctcggctccaagcAGCCCGAGTCCCATCTCTGCGCAGCCTGCTTGCTCGAGCATGTACCTCGATTGCACGTCGCTCGAGACCACCGCGACACGCCTAGCCCGCCTTACTCTCTAAACTTGGGTCATACCCCAGGTAACGGATCGGCAACCGCACGATAAGAACGAATACAGAAAGCTGAAGCCATGGCTCAGACCCCCGTTataacgaccgacgcatagcttctttcgggggggggggaatatgatgagggtaaaaatggcgatcagTCTCAGAACAACGTCAACTGCTCCAAATGACGTCACGCGCCTCGGAACTTATcagaacgtcgaccgaggcacattaacatcctgcaaaAGCCAATTAGAAAAAAGTGAAGTTTAAGAGCGGCAGAAGTCGTGAGATTGTTAAGAAGTCCCgtttaattcaaaatcatatatcatggtctacatcgactcaaaatatttatcatggtatTAAGTTTCAATTATATATTGATACGATATTTAAGCTTTTTTTCACTTAAGTTCAGTTTACGATCATTCAAACAAAAATCCTATTTATCATGTCATATCGTGACAAATCTGAATTTTAATGTCACTCTAGTGTTTAACTGGTTGACAGCGTTGCTTTTGCATTAGAGAAACCGTCGAAGAAAGGCTGCTGCTTTGAACGACATAGAAACAAGAATACCAATGCACAACTTTATGGCATCGTGTTTTGCTGCATCTAACTGTGCCCTTAATGCAAGGATTTCCTGAAAAATTTACAAAGATAAACCAAATTTAGACATACTAAACCAAAAACTACGGACAGAATTATCagtaattttttttctccttgatCCAGGAAACTTACCCTGTCGAGTTTGGTAATAAGTTCTGTGGTTTCTGCCCTTTGTTTCGCTAACTCGTCACGTAACTCGTCAAATATGCACCTAAACAATTAGAAAAAAGAAGTTAAAAGTAAAGCTACTACATTGATGCTACTGATGGTAGTCCTATTTGTTTGTTCCAGGCATAACAAAGCTGATAAAAAATGAACAAACTCAAATGAAACATTGGATCAACATTAGCACAGTGATCTAGCAACACTCAGACCAGAACGTCATGATGATAAATCAGAATTCAAATCAACATGAACTCTGGTTTTTTGTTACCTACAACAATCTAGTGGATTGTCAGTAAAAGTCAGATTTAGCACCAAGTTTAACTATTTTCTTATGCAATCGAGATCTCTTCATCTG is part of the Musa acuminata AAA Group cultivar baxijiao unplaced genomic scaffold, Cavendish_Baxijiao_AAA HiC_scaffold_1077, whole genome shotgun sequence genome and harbors:
- the LOC135666268 gene encoding uncharacterized protein LOC135666268, producing MRRVPRPPALRTHPRGSPACVVLLDLQLSGHTRADHHYALLQRETEKLRVDIEKMRSELRSDMKSTRCIFDELRDELAKQRAETTELITKLDREILALRAQLDAAKHDAIKLCIGILVSMSFKAAAFLRRFL